One part of the Bacteroidia bacterium genome encodes these proteins:
- a CDS encoding transglutaminase family protein, with protein sequence MTNKADLPFLLSLLDDDSAVVQKEVQKALLAYGTSLERVIEPFKAQLSDLQNEILSFLCAQAFEEKYGQDWLGWLDMQNDKEALEHALVQLAYLDYSKDAYLISESLDELAAEYSAHSENKSASDLMEFLFQVKGFTSPSGETDLPIHNNLLYVIDNQRGSQIALSCLAILVGSRAGLDLHGINIQGNFIAISFGEQEMQMYNSFNQGKPLARASVIYIEEAFRRNQIAPYNIKAKTHEIVLDILTTGIEESYRQEDEFEAERYKELHADLSDELKRRGLL encoded by the coding sequence ATGACGAATAAAGCAGATCTACCTTTTTTACTTAGCCTTCTGGATGATGATAGCGCGGTGGTACAAAAGGAGGTGCAAAAAGCGCTCCTTGCCTACGGTACTTCTCTGGAAAGAGTGATTGAACCCTTTAAAGCTCAGTTGTCAGATTTGCAAAACGAGATCCTGTCTTTTCTTTGTGCGCAAGCTTTTGAAGAAAAATATGGGCAAGATTGGTTGGGCTGGCTGGACATGCAAAATGATAAAGAAGCGCTCGAACATGCTTTGGTCCAATTGGCATATCTGGATTATAGCAAAGATGCCTATCTGATCAGTGAAAGTCTGGATGAACTGGCGGCAGAATATAGTGCCCACAGTGAGAATAAATCTGCTTCTGACCTGATGGAATTCCTCTTTCAGGTGAAAGGCTTTACTTCCCCAAGCGGAGAAACAGATTTGCCCATTCATAACAATTTGCTTTATGTCATAGATAATCAGAGAGGCAGTCAGATCGCATTATCCTGTCTGGCAATTCTGGTAGGTTCCAGAGCTGGCCTTGATCTGCACGGCATCAATATCCAGGGAAACTTCATTGCCATCTCTTTTGGAGAACAGGAAATGCAGATGTACAATTCCTTCAATCAGGGAAAACCTTTGGCCAGAGCTTCGGTCATCTACATTGAAGAGGCTTTCCGAAGAAATCAAATCGCTCCCTACAACATCAAAGCCAAGACCCATGAGATTGTCCTGGATATATTGACAACAGGGATAGAGGAAAGTTACAGACAAGAGGATGAATTTGAGGCAGAGAGATATAAAGAACTGCATGCAGACCTCAGCGATGAGCTTAAAAGGAGAGGTCTCTTATAA
- a CDS encoding cytochrome c oxidase subunit 3 produces the protein MDNIQGDNASKGVSKLGIALLMLTIIVLFSTLGAAFVRANKHIQFELPVLFYINTLMLLGSSVFLHLAWMGKDAPKARFYVSLAVIMGLGFLISQGIAWGQLYGSGIDLANSGQMASYLYVLTGLHALHIVGGLGFLAYVYVAYEGKGKSYLESALFFWHFLGLLWIYLIGLLLI, from the coding sequence ATGGATAATATACAGGGAGATAATGCGTCTAAAGGGGTATCCAAACTAGGGATAGCATTATTGATGCTGACGATCATCGTTCTCTTTAGCACTTTGGGTGCTGCATTTGTTAGAGCAAACAAGCATATACAATTCGAACTCCCTGTCCTTTTTTATATCAATACCCTCATGCTGCTGGGAAGTAGTGTTTTCCTTCATCTGGCCTGGATGGGAAAAGATGCACCCAAAGCTCGTTTCTATGTAAGTCTGGCTGTGATCATGGGCCTGGGCTTCCTGATTAGTCAAGGGATCGCCTGGGGACAATTGTATGGCAGTGGGATTGATTTGGCGAACAGCGGTCAGATGGCTTCCTACTTATATGTCCTGACTGGCCTACATGCCTTGCATATTGTTGGAGGGCTGGGCTTTCTGGCCTATGTATATGTGGCTTATGAGGGGAAAGGAAAAAGCTATCTGGAGAGTGCATTGTTCTTCTGGCACTTCCTGGGTCTTCTGTGGATCTATCTGATAGGTTTATTACTCATTTAA
- the smc gene encoding chromosome segregation protein SMC, which translates to MQLKSLEIFGFKSFAERTKFVFDDGITGIVGPNGCGKSNIVDSIRWVLGEQKTKNLRSDKMENIIFNGTKSRRKSNFAEVSLTFENTKNILPTEYSTVSITRKLYRSGDSEYQINGVTCRLKDIQNLFMDTGVSSDSYAIIELKMVDEILTNKNNERRKFLEEASGISKYKIRKKQTLNRLKDTDADLERVEDLLFEIEKNLKSLEKQARRTQRYFELKEQYKEISSQYAYLSMRNIRERQRQIQVLDQSLQDQIGSMQSEMAQREARIMELKKNLLDEEKNLSQGQVDLNNHSRKIQSVETEKSIKNERLKYLQQREIALQNQMESERRQLSRNEESVSELKIQQEGLQKEQGEQEKKVEALLAEQSSLSKTSNELSQAVEELNELHKETEQTLQELTREKEVKKVQIESLGAELNRAEEDKSNRSFDLDAFEEKDIQLQAECSNLEKQVNEIAAKRDSHIIELDTTEKILNELKDKVYKTNRSLDARQNEYNLTKSLVENLEGFPASVKFLKKNARWIKDAPLLSDVFSVPEEYKVAFENYLEPYLSYYVVKTRQDAILSVHMLAEAAKGRANFFILEELEAYKPSTPLLFTQAKAAIDAIEFADAYKKLAAYLLDKVYIVNDEIDIPDEVPEGIIFLTRIGNLSRRRFMLSGGSLGLFEGKRLGRAKNLEKLDKEIGKLQKQLTGEKVELDRSIAKLENLKKIDHLKDLEPLRKQLLEKQRDLSVLQSREKEHREFMMRVGQRTESLNDELETLQKAILEIDPSIRIKLEELQQHTAKLAQMRGDAQDSAQKLSSHNQIYNQENIRLIHLRNQVENLSRELGQKNEAIVRYGEQNEQMREELNQVREDTENLINSNLQNDEVIVGMYNQKKELERAVGIREEKVAQTKNSIYQVEESLGSERRKREDILRKQSELKENATEIRIELNGLRERMSVEFQIEVQDLNEEEIFSKGIDKYDVSELENKMMSIRSRVQGYGEINPMAVEAYNEMKERFDFITSQKEDLLSAKKSLLETIAEIDQTAKEKFLETFVQVRDHFMVVFRSLFSEDDSCDLMLLDEDNPLESEISIIARPKGKRPLTIKQLSGGEKTLTAVALLFSIYLIKPAPFCIFDEVDAPLDDANIDKFNNIIRRFSETSQFIIVTHNKRTMASTNVMYGVTMENMGVSRVLPVDLQALNLN; encoded by the coding sequence ATGCAATTAAAAAGTCTGGAAATATTTGGCTTTAAGAGCTTTGCAGAGAGAACAAAATTCGTCTTTGATGATGGAATTACGGGCATTGTAGGCCCTAATGGCTGCGGAAAATCGAATATTGTTGATTCGATCCGCTGGGTACTGGGAGAGCAGAAAACAAAAAATCTTCGCTCGGATAAGATGGAGAACATCATCTTTAATGGTACCAAATCCCGTCGTAAATCCAATTTTGCCGAAGTATCTCTGACTTTTGAAAATACCAAAAATATACTTCCTACAGAATACTCTACGGTCAGCATCACCCGCAAGTTGTACAGAAGCGGAGATTCAGAGTACCAGATAAATGGAGTGACCTGCCGATTGAAAGATATCCAGAACCTTTTTATGGATACAGGGGTGAGTTCTGATTCTTATGCCATCATCGAGTTGAAAATGGTGGATGAGATACTGACCAATAAGAATAATGAAAGACGAAAATTCCTGGAAGAAGCTTCCGGTATTTCCAAATACAAGATTCGCAAGAAACAAACCCTCAACAGACTAAAAGATACAGATGCCGACCTCGAGAGGGTAGAAGATCTGCTGTTTGAAATCGAAAAGAACCTCAAAAGTCTGGAGAAGCAGGCCCGGAGGACTCAACGCTATTTCGAACTGAAAGAACAATACAAAGAGATCAGTTCTCAGTATGCCTACCTAAGCATGCGCAATATTCGCGAGAGGCAAAGGCAGATTCAGGTATTGGACCAAAGTCTGCAAGATCAGATAGGGTCTATGCAATCCGAAATGGCCCAGCGCGAGGCCCGGATCATGGAGTTGAAGAAAAACCTGCTGGATGAAGAGAAAAACCTTTCTCAAGGTCAGGTAGACCTCAACAACCACAGCCGCAAGATTCAATCGGTGGAGACAGAAAAATCCATCAAAAACGAGAGACTCAAGTATTTGCAACAGCGAGAGATTGCCTTGCAAAACCAGATGGAATCTGAAAGACGGCAATTGAGCCGAAATGAAGAATCGGTTTCGGAACTGAAAATCCAGCAAGAAGGCTTGCAAAAAGAGCAGGGGGAGCAGGAAAAAAAGGTTGAAGCTTTGCTCGCTGAACAAAGTTCGCTTTCCAAAACCTCCAATGAACTTTCCCAGGCAGTAGAAGAACTCAACGAATTACATAAAGAGACCGAGCAAACTTTACAGGAACTGACGCGTGAGAAAGAAGTGAAGAAAGTCCAGATTGAAAGTCTGGGAGCTGAGCTGAATCGTGCAGAAGAAGATAAATCCAACCGTTCCTTTGACCTCGATGCCTTTGAGGAAAAGGATATTCAGTTGCAGGCTGAATGCAGCAATTTGGAAAAACAGGTCAATGAGATCGCTGCCAAAAGAGATTCCCATATCATTGAACTGGATACAACAGAAAAAATCCTCAATGAGCTAAAGGATAAAGTCTACAAGACCAATCGGAGTCTGGATGCTCGTCAAAATGAATACAATCTGACCAAGAGTTTGGTGGAGAACCTGGAAGGCTTTCCTGCCAGTGTGAAATTTTTGAAGAAGAATGCCCGTTGGATCAAGGACGCTCCTTTGCTTTCAGATGTGTTCTCAGTTCCTGAGGAGTACAAAGTAGCTTTTGAGAATTACCTGGAGCCCTACCTTAGTTATTATGTGGTAAAGACCCGTCAGGATGCCATCCTCTCTGTCCATATGTTGGCAGAAGCAGCAAAGGGACGTGCAAACTTCTTTATTCTGGAGGAACTGGAGGCCTATAAACCTTCGACCCCTTTATTATTTACACAGGCCAAAGCAGCGATAGACGCAATTGAATTTGCGGATGCTTACAAAAAACTGGCGGCTTATCTACTGGATAAGGTTTACATCGTCAATGATGAAATCGATATCCCTGATGAGGTGCCTGAAGGCATTATATTCCTGACAAGAATAGGCAATCTTTCCAGAAGGAGATTTATGCTTAGTGGAGGATCATTGGGGCTGTTTGAAGGGAAACGATTGGGGCGGGCCAAGAACCTGGAAAAGCTGGACAAAGAGATTGGGAAGCTTCAAAAACAGCTGACGGGTGAAAAGGTGGAGCTGGATAGAAGTATTGCCAAGCTGGAAAACCTGAAAAAGATCGATCACCTCAAAGATCTGGAGCCTTTACGCAAACAACTCCTCGAAAAACAGAGAGATTTATCTGTCTTACAATCCCGAGAGAAAGAGCATCGGGAATTTATGATGCGCGTTGGGCAAAGAACAGAGAGTTTGAATGATGAGTTGGAGACTCTGCAGAAAGCAATCCTGGAGATTGACCCAAGCATCCGGATCAAATTGGAAGAGCTGCAGCAACATACCGCCAAACTGGCTCAAATGAGAGGAGATGCTCAGGATTCCGCCCAGAAACTTTCTTCTCATAATCAAATCTATAACCAGGAGAATATTCGACTGATTCATCTACGCAACCAGGTTGAGAATTTATCCAGAGAACTTGGGCAGAAGAATGAAGCCATTGTGCGCTATGGAGAGCAGAATGAGCAAATGCGGGAAGAGCTTAATCAGGTTCGGGAGGATACCGAGAATCTGATCAATAGCAATTTGCAGAATGATGAGGTGATCGTAGGTATGTACAACCAGAAGAAAGAATTGGAACGTGCGGTTGGGATTCGGGAAGAAAAGGTCGCTCAAACCAAGAACTCCATTTATCAAGTGGAAGAAAGTCTGGGTTCAGAGCGGAGAAAGAGAGAGGATATCCTGCGAAAGCAAAGCGAACTGAAAGAAAACGCTACTGAAATTCGAATAGAACTCAATGGATTGAGAGAACGGATGTCGGTAGAATTCCAGATAGAGGTGCAGGATTTGAATGAGGAAGAAATCTTTAGCAAAGGCATTGATAAATATGATGTCAGTGAGCTGGAAAATAAAATGATGAGCATCAGGAGTCGGGTGCAGGGATATGGTGAAATCAATCCCATGGCAGTTGAGGCTTATAATGAGATGAAAGAAAGATTTGATTTCATTACCAGCCAGAAAGAAGACCTCCTCAGCGCGAAAAAGTCCCTGCTGGAAACCATTGCTGAGATTGACCAGACAGCTAAAGAAAAATTCCTGGAAACCTTCGTTCAGGTTCGGGATCATTTTATGGTGGTTTTCCGCAGCCTTTTCTCAGAGGACGATTCCTGTGACCTGATGCTACTCGATGAGGACAATCCTCTCGAATCCGAGATCTCTATCATTGCAAGGCCTAAAGGCAAACGACCGCTTACCATCAAGCAGCTTTCCGGTGGAGAAAAGACCCTTACGGCTGTGGCCTTACTTTTTTCCATCTACTTGATCAAGCCTGCCCCCTTCTGTATTTTTGATGAGGTCGATGCACCCCTGGATGATGCCAATATTGATAAATTCAATAATATCATCCGACGTTTCTCCGAAACTTCCCAGTTTATCATCGTTACTCACAACAAGCGGACCATGGCATCTACCAATGTCATGTACGGGGTAACCATGGAGAATATGGGAGTCTCCCGGGTACTTCCCGTCGACTTGCAAGCCCTTAATCTGAATTAA
- a CDS encoding S8 family serine peptidase codes for MLSHVIGIALTALAFLVFGHGIVKRVNGKAFNPLPAFILILVALAYELFFSSGSFFARLPHILTDFGIGMIIASLYLAVRNANSKLLWVPGALALIVGSVMYVVSFGYDWVSKTMNNDQQLLVELGPDDEISEIEDILNRHGAEWEKAFPEVDLSEDEDLAQYYLVNVCEEQLENLKAALSLDGENVDQWEMNNPVYLIEPLSVENSRDGKTGFLANDPQLGKQWFADKLDYNDVYKFLAHHQPKKKVKLAIVDTGVDKDHEDLNSIYQKSGTDGDYDKHSHGSHCAGIAGAATNNGKGVGSLNWEGRHITISGYAALDDNGRGTDQRVSRAIIKAAEDGADVISMSLGGFSPFPPKAQKDAINYAIKKGATVVVAAGNSNDDSRRYSPANIPGVIVVSAADQNLNKASFSNINTKLKMPIAAPGVDILSTIPGGSYQAYSGTSMATPLVAGLIGMMKSYKPDLTNKEVYDILKNTGREVKDSGKIGKVVDPLKAIEAVQ; via the coding sequence ATGTTATCTCACGTCATTGGTATAGCACTCACAGCTCTGGCTTTTCTGGTCTTTGGCCATGGAATTGTAAAGCGCGTTAATGGAAAAGCGTTCAATCCTCTACCAGCATTCATATTGATTCTGGTGGCATTGGCTTATGAACTGTTTTTCAGCTCAGGTAGCTTTTTTGCCCGCCTCCCTCATATCCTGACCGACTTCGGTATAGGCATGATCATCGCATCGCTTTACCTCGCAGTGAGAAATGCTAATTCCAAGCTCCTTTGGGTGCCTGGAGCTTTGGCACTTATTGTAGGTTCAGTCATGTATGTGGTCTCCTTTGGGTACGACTGGGTTTCCAAAACCATGAATAACGATCAGCAACTGCTGGTTGAATTGGGACCAGATGATGAAATATCAGAAATTGAAGATATCCTCAATCGCCATGGTGCAGAATGGGAGAAAGCCTTCCCTGAAGTTGATCTTTCAGAGGATGAGGATTTGGCGCAGTATTATTTGGTGAATGTTTGCGAAGAGCAATTAGAAAATCTGAAAGCAGCTCTTTCCCTGGATGGAGAGAATGTGGATCAATGGGAAATGAACAATCCCGTATATTTAATTGAGCCTCTATCTGTAGAGAATAGCAGAGATGGTAAAACCGGCTTTCTGGCCAATGACCCTCAATTAGGAAAACAGTGGTTTGCAGATAAACTCGATTATAATGATGTGTACAAATTTCTCGCACATCACCAACCCAAGAAAAAAGTTAAACTAGCTATTGTAGATACCGGAGTGGATAAAGACCATGAAGACCTCAATAGCATTTATCAGAAAAGCGGTACAGACGGAGATTATGATAAGCATAGTCATGGTAGCCATTGTGCGGGTATCGCTGGTGCAGCCACAAATAATGGAAAAGGCGTAGGCTCCCTTAACTGGGAAGGTCGCCATATCACCATCAGTGGTTATGCAGCATTGGATGATAATGGCAGGGGGACAGACCAAAGAGTTTCCAGAGCCATCATCAAAGCAGCCGAGGACGGTGCAGATGTAATTTCTATGTCTTTGGGAGGATTTTCACCCTTCCCGCCAAAAGCTCAAAAAGATGCGATCAATTACGCCATCAAAAAAGGAGCAACTGTGGTAGTCGCTGCAGGTAATAGCAATGACGATTCTCGTCGCTATTCTCCAGCTAATATCCCAGGGGTAATTGTAGTATCCGCTGCTGACCAAAATCTCAACAAAGCAAGTTTCTCAAATATCAATACTAAATTGAAAATGCCTATCGCAGCTCCCGGTGTAGATATCCTTTCTACTATCCCCGGAGGTTCTTATCAGGCCTACAGTGGTACCTCAATGGCAACTCCACTTGTAGCCGGACTTATAGGCATGATGAAATCCTACAAACCCGATCTGACCAATAAAGAGGTATATGATATCCTCAAGAATACCGGAAGAGAGGTAAAAGACTCTGGAAAGATTGGTAAAGTAGTTGATCCTTTGAAAGCAATCGAAGCCGTTCAATAG